A segment of the Methanothermococcus thermolithotrophicus DSM 2095 genome:
GGAAAATCTAGAAAATAAAACTGTAATCGTAGTTTTCGATAAACTATCCCCTAGAAAAGGGAAATATGGAAGATATTTAGCTTATATATTTATAAATAACACCACCTATGGGATTCAAAAACCGAAGGTTTTCGTAAATTTCAACGAAGAGTTGGTCAAAAATGGGTATGCCAGGGTTTATATAAGTAATTTTGAACTAAAAGATGTTTTTTTAGAGTATGAAAAACATGCAAAGTCCCAAAGAATAGGAATGTGGAACTGGAGTGGTGCAAATAACTAACTTCCAAATTAATTAGTATCCACTTCCTATTGTTCACATATATCCTTACCATGGGGGCACTTTTTAGGCCGGCCCATAAATTCATGCAGCCTTTCAATAACTTCATCAGAAACCGCATGTTCTATTTTGCAGGCCTCCTCCTGAGCATAATCCAAATCAAATTTAAGATATTCTGTAAGAAACGTTTCAATTATTCTGTGTTTCCGTATAATCTTTTTGGCAATTTCCTCTCCTTTTTTATCCAGTCGTATTCCCACATAGGGCTCGTAAATTATATACCCCTCATTACTAAGTTTTTTAGCCATGCTTGTAATTGCCGCAGGTTTTACATCCAAAATCTTTGCCAATTCCGTAGTCCTCACAGGTCGTCCGTTTTTCTTTATAAATATGCATATTTTTTCAAGATAATCCTCTATATTTGAAGAAACCATATTATCACCATGGGGAAAACTATATATATTTGTAAAATTATTTTATATTTAAATTTAAGTGAACTTAAATTATTTAAACATTGTTAATATATATAATTTTGGTTCTCAAGATAGAAGCAAATTCCTTTGAATTGAACAAAAATTTGAGATAATTTTTTAGCTCATCAACGAAGTTGGTGATTTGCTGAGAAACGAGAGAATTTAAAACCGAAGGTTTTAAGTCACCTTCACTTCGTTCGGGTGATTATATGAAGAGCCTTTTAGAAATGGGTCCAGGATCCTATACAATTGTAAAAATAGACAAACACTGTAGAAGATTTTACGAACTTGGAATAGTTCCAGGTAGTAGGATAACAGTTATATCATCAAATCAAAGGGGTCCAATTCTTGTAAGAATCGGAAATTCAAAAATAGCACTTGGTAGGGGTATGGCAAGAGCTATTTTTGTTGAATAGAGTATTGAAACATATGGATGATTATTGGTGAAATTATGGAAAAAAACGGAGTAGGAGGGAATACTACATCAGGAGCTATTGAGAAACTTTTAACCAAGGTTTCAAAATTAATTGTGGGGTATTCATGTTCATGTTGTTCACATAAGGATAAATGTGGTAAGAAACATTGGAAGGATGATAAACAGAGGTGAAATAATGTCTAAGGGACACGACACTGTGGCTCTATTAGGTCAGCCAAATGTCGGAAAAACCACCCTTTTTAATTTATTAACGGGAATGAAACAACGAATCGGCAATTGGCCAGGAGTTACCGTTGAAAAAAAAGAGGGATCTTTTAAATACAAAGATAAGGAGTTTAATGTCATTGATTTGCCGGGGATATATTCTTTAATGTCCAATTCAATTGACCAGAGAATAGCCCGAGATTTTCTAATGGAAAACGATGATTTAATAATAGTCGATGTTATAGACACTCCGAATATCAACAGGAACCTTTACTTAACAATACAACTCCTTGAGCTCGGAAAATCTCCAATAATTTGTTTGAACTTAATAGATGAAGCTGAAAAACATGGTGTTTATGTTAACTATAAGAAACTAAGTGAAAAGTTGGGTGTCCCAGTAGTAAAAACCTCTGGAAGACTTAAAATAGGTGTGGATGACCTGAAAGAAGAAATATACAACTACGAATTTAAAAAACCAAATGAAATAAAATACTCCGAACTTTTAGAAAGAAATTTAGAAAAGATAATTAAAAAATTGGACGAGCATAATTTAACTGATAAATTCAAATCAATCCCAAAAAGATGGGTGGCCCTTTCTTTACTTGAAAACGATCCAGAGGTAGTATGTGAATTTGAAAACGATAAAGAATTTTTGGATTTTTTAGATAAAATAAAGAGTGACATAGAAAATGAGATAAAACACGACGTTGAAAGCTACATTGTTGAACAAAGATATAGAAAATGTGATGAGCTCCTTGAAGATGTTTTAATAGACAGCGAAATATACGAGGATATAGACACAATAATACTACATCCAATTTATGGTTTTGTAATATTCGGAATAGTTATGTACACAATGTACAACTTCGTTTTTGGAGTTGGTGGTGTATTTTCAGAACTTATTGCAGCATTTTTTAAATATCTTGGAAATATACTAACAAATACACTCCCACCAGCTTACGTGGGGGTAGTAGTTGATGGATTGTTGAATGGTGTTGGCGGTGTTTTAGAGTTCTTCCCCCAGATACTTTTAATAATGTTCTCATTGTCTATCTTGGAAGATTGTGGATACCTATCAAGGGTGGCTGCCTTAACACACTCTTTAATGTCTAAGATGGGATTAGGCGGAAAGTCATTTATTCCGTTAATCACAAGTTTTGGTTGTAGTGTTCCAGGTTTAATGGCTACAAGGTTCATATCAAGCCATAAGGAAAGATTAATAACATTACTTGTAGCCCCATTGATCCCGTGTTCAGCCAGGTTTGTAGTTATTGGATTTTTAGCTTCAGTGTTCTTCCCAAACCATACAAGCCTATTTACTTTAGGAATATTAGCAATAGTATTTAGTTTATTGTTTGGGGTGTCATACTTATTCAGTAAATTCATAAAAGGAGAAACAGAAGATTTAATATTTGAATTACCAACCTATAGAATTCCTGATTGGAATAATATTTTAAAAATGACTTGGGAAAGAAGTAAAGAATTTTTAAAGAAGGCAGGAACCATCATAGCTGCAGGTTCTCTTATATACTATTGGATCTCAAACTACCCCTCCCCAGATGCAAGCTATGCCATGACTATTGGAAAGATGCTTGAAAGTATAACATTGTTGATGGGGTTGGATTGGAGAGCTGCAATTTCGTTGGTATTTGGGATCTTTGCAAAAGAACTTGTTATATCCACTTTGAATATCCTGTACAATGGTGATATAAGCACACACATGACCCCATTAAAAGCCTTTGTACTTACTATTGTGTCTGTACTCTATATACCTTGTCTAGCTACATTGGCTTCACTGTATCTTGAAACAAAGAGTCTAAAATGGACTTTATTTGGGGCGGGATACAATATATTACTTGCAACTGTAGTTGGGATTGTGATTTATAATTTAGGAAAGTTCCTTGGATTTTAAATTATAGAAAATTATTTTCTTTTTTCTTCATTAATCGATGGCTTTTTTAGTTCAAAATCTTTCCAGTACTTATATGTTGGCTGAACATCCAATTCTTTTATAAATCTTACCTGCTTGTCAATTTCATCTAATTGCCGAGTATATAATTCTTTAATATAGTCTTCCAATTTACGATTGAACGGCTTTGGAACTATTGCGACCTTATTCCACAAATCCAATTCTATAATACAGTCTGTTTTCTTCAAGCATATAGTATATTCACTAATTTCAATATCTCTCAACAGGTATAACAATTCCAGGTTATCCCTCATACTTTCATATCTTGCACGGGCGAGATCTTTATCTTTCAACCGCATTGCTTTAATTATATGAATTTTATTTATTTTTGTTATCAAGTCAATCCCCCTAGAGATATTTCATATAATTAACCCTAAAAATTATCCACTGAATAATATATATGGATATTCAATAAACGTTATTTAAATAATAACAATCAAAAAAATAGAAATAATAGAAAAAAGAGAAAAGAAGTAAAAAAGGATTTATAATAAATGGTTAGGTATTAAGTCTTTAGCAACTAAATCAGCAAGTGTTTCTCTTTCTCTTATTATGTAAACCCCTTCTTCACTGGTTAAAATCATTCTTGGTCTTCCTCTTGCATTGTAGTTGTTGGCCATACTTATACCGTATGCTCCAACATCCAATATTGCTAAAACATCGTTTACTTCTACTTTAGTTAATTCCCTATCTCTTCCAAAGACGTCTGAACTTTCGCACAATCCCCCAGCAATATTTAAGACTTCTTTTTCGCCTTCTCTAATTACACAAGGTGTTATTTCATGGTAAGCTTCGTATATTGCAGGCCTCATCATATCGTTCATTCCTGCATCTATCATAACCCATTTAGCAACTGGTGTTTCTTTTATGTGGTGAACCTTACCAAGTAAAACCCCTGCAGTAGCTACAATACTTCTTCCAGGTTCTAAAATTAAGTTTGGCATTTCAACTTTATCTTCATATTCGAGCATTGTATTTATTATTGCATCTGCCAGATCATTTTGTACAGGTATTTCTTTGTCTTTGCTGTATGGTACTCCTAAACCACCACCTAGGTTAACATCCTCTATTTCTATTCCTTCTTTTTTCAGCTCTACCACAAAGTCCATAACTTTTCTTGTTTCTTCAACAAATGGACTTATGTCTGTTAATTGGGATCCGATGTGACAGTGAACCCCTACAATTTTAATATTTTCCATTTCTGTAGCCATTTTAATTGCCTTCATGGCAATTCCGCTTCCAACGTCTAAACCAAATTTATTTTTCTTTAAACCTGTTGATATTTTTGGATGGGTTTTTGCATCTACGTTTGGATTTATCCTAAATGCAACATTGGCTACCTTTCCCATTTCTTTCGCAGTTTCATTTATCAACATGAGCTCACTTATACTGTCAACGTTGAAAGCCCTTATGTTTGTTTCAATTCCCATTATTATTTCTTCTTTTAGTTTACAGTTTCCGTTAAAGACGATTTTTTCTGATGGAACTTTTGAAAGTTTTGCAGTGTAGAGCTCTCCTCCACTTACAACATCAGCACCACAACCTAATTTCGAGAGTAATCTAGTTACAGCCAAATTTGAATTTGCTTTGTAGGCAAAGGCTATGATAAATTCTTTTCCTGTTTTTTCTTCGTATTTCTTAAATGCATCCATGTATCTTGTGTAGTTTTTTGTAATCTGGGTTTCACTCATAACATAGAGTGGTGTACCATACTTCTCAGCTAGTTCAGTGGCATCATGACCATCTATTTTTAAGTTTCCATTTTCTATCGTTATCATTTCATTCCCTAAGAACCTCATATTTTCACCTATAAATGTATTAAATTATGTCCTTTAAAAACTATTGGATTAACAAATATAGTAAGTAGTAACAATTAATAGTATTTAATATTTAATTTTATTTAATTTTAAATTAATTATTATAATTTATTTAAATTTTGAAGTTCTTTACAGATTCTGGTACCTTATTTTGAGGAATATTATAATGGAACTCCCTTGCAGATTCAAATATTTTTATACATCTATCCCCAAATCTCTCAACGTCTTTTAAAAACATTCCAAATTGTATGTAGTAGTTAATATCTGCTGATCCTCGGGATTCATCTTTAGATATTTTCTCCATTATTTCACTCAGTTTTTCATGCAGTTTCGTCTCCAATTCATAAATTTTAAATTCCATTTTTTTGTTTTCCAATAAATTCATAGCATTTATGAACATTTCCCTTATTATTTGGTAAATTTCAACAACATCCTTCATAATACTTGGTTTTATGTTTAATCCATTAACAATTTCTTCAGCTATGTTTGAAATATAATCCCCACATCTCTCAATATTTGATGCTATAAATGAAATTAACATAGCCTGCTCTGTTGGAAAGTACTTTAGAGCATTCATTTTGAGGACAAGATTAACCTCATCTTCCATTTTATTCAACGCATAATCCTGGAGAATTATGCCTTTAGCAGTATCTAAATCTTGATTTTCCAATGCCTTGAAAACTTTGTCTAAATTTTGCAAAACATTATATCCCATTTTCTCAAATATGGTCGAAACATCGTCTAAAAACTTATTAATATCTTGGTAAATACCCAATTCAGATAATTTCTCAACATCTACCACATAAGGATGCTTAACGGCACCATTTTCCATTAAAGGTTTTAAAAGCTTTGCAACATATCTCCTGCTAACATTCAGTTTGTTTGCAATGTCATCCTGTGTTTCAGGTTCTTCTTCTATTATTACTTTTATTATTGCAGCCAAAGTGGCCTCTTTCCCTCTTAACATACTATCCACACTATTTTATTTTATAGATACTATATACTATTCATCATTTATAGGACTTAAATACTTCACTTTTTAACTCATCGATTATTCTCTTTTTATATTCCAAAAACTCTAAACTGGTTCTTTTTCTAGGTCTTTCCAAATCAATATCAATTACACTCTTTATTTTTCCAGGTCTTGCAGTCATTATAATTACTCTATCTGATAAATAAATAGCTTCTTCTACACTGTGTGTAACAAAAACAACTGTTTTCCTATCCTTTTGCCATATTTTTAGCAGATGATCTTGTAGTATAGCCCTGGTCTGTGTATCGAGAGCTCCAAATGGCTCATCCATCAACACAATTTTAGGATCGTTTGCAAGGGTTCTTGCAATTGCTACCCTTTGTTGCATCCCTCCACTTAATTCATAAGGGTAGGCCTCTTCAAAACCTTCCAAACCTACCATTTTTATAAATTTCCTTGCGATATCAATTCTTTCAGATTTGGGCATTCCCTTAACTTCTAAACCAAATGTAACATTTTCTAAAACGGTTCTCCAAGGTAGTAATGTATATTGCTGAAAAACCATACCCCTATCAGCGTCAGGTTCATTAACTTCCTTATTCTCAAGTAGTATTTTTCCAGAGGTTGGAGTTTCCAGACCGGCAATCATTCTTAATATGGTTGATTTTCCACATCCACTGGGACCTACAATTGACAGAAATTCATTATTTCTGACCTTTAAACTAACATTATCCACTGCTAAAATCTCTTTTTTCTGACTAAAAAACTTTTTTGTAATATTTTCAAGTTCAAGTATTACCGCCATACATCCACCTTAATCCTATTTCATCATTACTTTCCATTTGAAGTATTTACATTCAATAAACCTAAGTCCTTTATCCAAAAATATGCCAATTAACCCGATAATTACCATAGATGCTACGACAACATCCATTCTACTCAAAGAATAAGCATACATAATAAGATAACCTAAACCGGCATCACTACCTGGCAGCATTTCAGCGGCTACAACACACATCCATGCAATACCAGCTCCGACCCTTAACCCAGTTAAAATACTTGGTGAAGATGCAGGGATTACCACTTTTAAAAGGATATCCTTCCCCTTTCCGCCTAATGTTTTTGCAGCTTCAATCATTATTTTTGGAACGCCTTTAACTCCAGCAATCGTGTTTAGTAATATAGGAAAAAATGCACCAATAAAAATAATAAATAACATTGATAT
Coding sequences within it:
- a CDS encoding metal-dependent transcriptional regulator, translated to MVSSNIEDYLEKICIFIKKNGRPVRTTELAKILDVKPAAITSMAKKLSNEGYIIYEPYVGIRLDKKGEEIAKKIIRKHRIIETFLTEYLKFDLDYAQEEACKIEHAVSDEVIERLHEFMGRPKKCPHGKDICEQ
- a CDS encoding FeoA family protein, with amino-acid sequence MKSLLEMGPGSYTIVKIDKHCRRFYELGIVPGSRITVISSNQRGPILVRIGNSKIALGRGMARAIFVE
- the feoB gene encoding ferrous iron transport protein B; protein product: MSKGHDTVALLGQPNVGKTTLFNLLTGMKQRIGNWPGVTVEKKEGSFKYKDKEFNVIDLPGIYSLMSNSIDQRIARDFLMENDDLIIVDVIDTPNINRNLYLTIQLLELGKSPIICLNLIDEAEKHGVYVNYKKLSEKLGVPVVKTSGRLKIGVDDLKEEIYNYEFKKPNEIKYSELLERNLEKIIKKLDEHNLTDKFKSIPKRWVALSLLENDPEVVCEFENDKEFLDFLDKIKSDIENEIKHDVESYIVEQRYRKCDELLEDVLIDSEIYEDIDTIILHPIYGFVIFGIVMYTMYNFVFGVGGVFSELIAAFFKYLGNILTNTLPPAYVGVVVDGLLNGVGGVLEFFPQILLIMFSLSILEDCGYLSRVAALTHSLMSKMGLGGKSFIPLITSFGCSVPGLMATRFISSHKERLITLLVAPLIPCSARFVVIGFLASVFFPNHTSLFTLGILAIVFSLLFGVSYLFSKFIKGETEDLIFELPTYRIPDWNNILKMTWERSKEFLKKAGTIIAAGSLIYYWISNYPSPDASYAMTIGKMLESITLLMGLDWRAAISLVFGIFAKELVISTLNILYNGDISTHMTPLKAFVLTIVSVLYIPCLATLASLYLETKSLKWTLFGAGYNILLATVVGIVIYNLGKFLGF
- the lysA gene encoding diaminopimelate decarboxylase; translation: MRFLGNEMITIENGNLKIDGHDATELAEKYGTPLYVMSETQITKNYTRYMDAFKKYEEKTGKEFIIAFAYKANSNLAVTRLLSKLGCGADVVSGGELYTAKLSKVPSEKIVFNGNCKLKEEIIMGIETNIRAFNVDSISELMLINETAKEMGKVANVAFRINPNVDAKTHPKISTGLKKNKFGLDVGSGIAMKAIKMATEMENIKIVGVHCHIGSQLTDISPFVEETRKVMDFVVELKKEGIEIEDVNLGGGLGVPYSKDKEIPVQNDLADAIINTMLEYEDKVEMPNLILEPGRSIVATAGVLLGKVHHIKETPVAKWVMIDAGMNDMMRPAIYEAYHEITPCVIREGEKEVLNIAGGLCESSDVFGRDRELTKVEVNDVLAILDVGAYGISMANNYNARGRPRMILTSEEGVYIIRERETLADLVAKDLIPNHLL
- a CDS encoding PhoU domain-containing protein codes for the protein MLRGKEATLAAIIKVIIEEEPETQDDIANKLNVSRRYVAKLLKPLMENGAVKHPYVVDVEKLSELGIYQDINKFLDDVSTIFEKMGYNVLQNLDKVFKALENQDLDTAKGIILQDYALNKMEDEVNLVLKMNALKYFPTEQAMLISFIASNIERCGDYISNIAEEIVNGLNIKPSIMKDVVEIYQIIREMFINAMNLLENKKMEFKIYELETKLHEKLSEIMEKISKDESRGSADINYYIQFGMFLKDVERFGDRCIKIFESAREFHYNIPQNKVPESVKNFKI
- a CDS encoding ABC transporter ATP-binding protein encodes the protein MAVILELENITKKFFSQKKEILAVDNVSLKVRNNEFLSIVGPSGCGKSTILRMIAGLETPTSGKILLENKEVNEPDADRGMVFQQYTLLPWRTVLENVTFGLEVKGMPKSERIDIARKFIKMVGLEGFEEAYPYELSGGMQQRVAIARTLANDPKIVLMDEPFGALDTQTRAILQDHLLKIWQKDRKTVVFVTHSVEEAIYLSDRVIIMTARPGKIKSVIDIDLERPRKRTSLEFLEYKKRIIDELKSEVFKSYK
- a CDS encoding ABC transporter permease, whose product is MKILKNLFLPLLGVFTWEAIAIYLNNPVIIPRVEDVINILMHPYVGILGTGNLVENTIVSIKRVLSGFLISAVVAIPLGIFMGYYSLISELLDTPIELLRPIPPLAWVPLALAWFGIGEISMLFIIFIGAFFPILLNTIAGVKGVPKIMIEAAKTLGGKGKDILLKVVIPASSPSILTGLRVGAGIAWMCVVAAEMLPGSDAGLGYLIMYAYSLSRMDVVVASMVIIGLIGIFLDKGLRFIECKYFKWKVMMK